One Periophthalmus magnuspinnatus isolate fPerMag1 chromosome 8, fPerMag1.2.pri, whole genome shotgun sequence genomic window carries:
- the LOC117374639 gene encoding interferon-induced very large GTPase 1-like, which produces MESDGEDWMSTASAAQTEDSDGSDHQSTSSKRQTSFSVQVQVETPGFKVQVQVRAPASDVKVKSPPSGVKVQEESQRKTEEPQKSVQLNKKGPVITLKDDNVTVLAGPEKSPVQVEININSDQQGQTEILEDTVDSADEKDTLMQRIQALLDRLHLKDRFEHKLTSAEFLQIGPALKHDHDLSESDLSSVYLHKLLMLDYRARYIWVRDQNDDISTEVLGSSSPEYNNIHPMDLQMAVFHCSDSFLKQTLVTKLSQCQYALPLLVPDPFTEGIECPLWTLRQIKKTWRKTQAEDNSKVTIPICTAQTPMVFCFRLGSLSASKSQLINTLINDSHSTFYHRNCPGSTKSRLLFDGVAEIAWYCPAGKPNDTFTECVAFCNLHGDGLTHDKQLKILMDKSSVNVVFVPTLRKDHVSSDVMSVLLESPKPLIVLHEDSSSTIKVKNGKYKVGIKDRGQSDVSEELKSFLGDILSGPCESFQLESISNTGIRVDEQDPCCSKGLSAAREVMNTIQTVDVTTIKSSLFPRQGRLLQEWCRINKEQYCLQGDIEKERCKKQNELQKLRENQCNASTDDLMDTFVRHLASLSPTEREYYLTWTQILMDAHATENLSSIQQSYEQKLAEVLALKKKADKSSELKSKLAELEQIASKLQSATCGLEHIFREMEQIYEAHKSLNKQPKKEQPDWSKYPELAAELMISGHPMELMDGDAGHIPLIWISSLIDQLIHKLGDKRVFVLSVLGVQGSGKTTMLNAMFGLQFAVSAGRCTRGAFMQLVKLSEDIRRDFQWDYILVVDTEGLQALELEGTVQRDNELATFAVGVGNMTLVNIFGENPSEMQDVLQIVVQAFMRMKKVKLSPSCVFVHRNMTDVGAAEKNMDRKKKLKETLDQIVKLAASAELCNAASFSDIIEFDAEKDVKYFAKLWEGNSPMAPPNPDYSVSVQELKSFILSKASQSSGVTLSEFKTKVQDLWNALLNENFVFSFKNTIEISAYRKLEVDFGNWTWALRNEMLNVEKQLHTRIENGTVHKIDHAFLYGQISRKYEEIKTAIAQYFDRKEQKDLLAQWKNQHEQKIKDFCDDMVRRTQRNLNDILEEKKRKDQLNEKKMTTEEQLLKKCQELAQQLKRDMKDEDLEKQFNSVWQKHVPELEEHVKHVKKINLVHDQTEVLQEVGIESSLIITRKNSESYKNLSKVEDYSAYVEQKDNPTTKEHITKFICTVEEEAVEEIKSKPVATKGYSTNYLREMAQHVNTSVEDFQTQWKYSLKQEFTVDLTLYVFERTEIWISEEHEKFVKTEIDKYLEQNKHEHYTVFSNFCKGESSEVVFAELICEKLKPSMTETVCNRTAIDIAQVMRNSYPAFNESRVNLEKHVLKSLAEKGEFKRYVSYIENPKTYIETFIKEEVQEYIHREKNVQLLKKNVDEIKNHVITALNKATEKVKEGDVEAGLQEFHSLLRENLNFGQIPIKNFRDVKIFSVLKEAIEKNLGPITDDLKNLPLVKMNEFRLQPDQILIDQLCNCCWEKCPFCAAVCTNTIKDHRPDKHSVLFHRPSGIHGWRIRGTVEMVIDFCTTLVASDRRFYPQASSQVPIPYKIHQSAGGKYAEWSITPDGSKLVYWKWFICHFQKELEDYHKVKCVGQGEIPSDWRKYTKEEAIESLNEICM; this is translated from the exons ATGGAGTCAGACGGTGAAGACTGGATGAGCACAGCCTCAGCAGCTCAAA CTGAAGATTCTGACGGCAGTGACCATCAGTCCACGTCGTCCAAGAGACAAACCAGTTTTTCGGTGCAGGTTCAGGTGGAAACTCCGGGCTTTAAAGTCCAGGTGCAGGTGCGAGCTCCAGCCTCTGACGTCAAAGTCAAGTCCCCACCGtctggggtcaaagttcag GAGGAAAGTCAACGAAAAACAGAGGAGCCACAGAAATCAG TTCAACTAAACAAGAAGGGCCCAGTGATCACCttaaag GATGACAATGTGACTGTCTTGGCTGGACCTGAGAAGAGCCCTGTACAAGTGGAGATCAACATAAACTCTGATCAACAAG GACAAACAGAGATACTGGAAGACACTGTCGATTCAGCTGATGAAAAG GACACTCTCATGCAGCGAATCCAAGCACTGTTGGACAGACTGCACCTGAAGGACAGATTTGAGCATAAACTGACCTCTGCAGAGTTTCTTCAGATCGGTCCTGCTCTGAAACATGACCACGACTTATCGGAGAGCGACCTCTCCTCTGTTTACCTGCACAAACTGCTGATGTTAGACTACAGGGCGAGGTATATTTGGGTTAGGGATCAAAATGATGATATTAGCACAGAGGTGTTAGGCAGCAGTTCACCAGAATATAACAACATCCACCCTATGGACCTCCAGATGGCAGTGTTCCACTGCTCAGACAGTTTTCTAAAGCAGACGCTGGTCACAAAGCTGTCCCAGTGTCAGTACGCCTTACCTCTGCTGGTGCCTGACCCTTTCACTGAGGGCATTGAGTGTCCTCTGTGGACACTCAGACAGATTAAGAAAACATGGAGAAAAACTCAGGCTGAAGACAATTCAAAAGTGACCATCCCCATCTGCACCGCACAGACCCCGATGGTGTTTTGTTTCCGTTTGGGATCTCTGTCTGCCTCCAAATCTCAGCTCATCAACACTTTGATTAATGACAGCCACAGTACCTTCTACCACAGAAACTGTCCTGGCAGCACCAAAAGTCGCCTTCTGTTTGACGGTGTAGCAGAGATCGCCTGGTACTGCCCTGCTGGAAAACCCAACGACACCTTCACCGAGTGTGTGGCCTTCTGCAACCTTCACGGAGATGGTCTGACTCATGACAAACAGCTGAAGATACTGATGGACAAGTCATCCGTCAATGTAGTTTTTGTCCCGACACTGAGAAAAGACCATGTGAGTTCTGACGTCATGTCTGTCCTTCTGGAGTCCCCCAAACCGCTCATTGTTCTGCATGAAGACAGCAGCAGTACAATTAAAGTCAAAAACGGAAAATACAAAGTTGGTATTAAAGACAGAGGCCAGTCAGATGTTTCTGAGGAGCTGAAAAGTTTCCTCGGAGACATTTTATCTGGTCCATGTGAGTCCTTTCAGCTCGAGTCAATATCCAACACTGGAATCCGAGTGGATGAACAGGATCCCTGCTGCTCAAAAGGTTTGTCTGCTGCCAGGGAAGTAATGAATACAATTCAAACGGTAGATGTGACCACAATAAAAAGCAGTCTTTTTCCCCGTCAAGGTAGACTGTTACAGGAGTGGTGCAGAATAAACAAAGAACAGtattgtctccaaggagatattGAGAAAGaaagatgtaaaaaacaaaatgagctaCAGAAGCTCCGAGAAAATCAGTGCAACGCTTCCACTGATGACCTGATGGACACGTTTGTCAGACATCTCGCGTCTCTGTCtccaacagagagagagtattACCTCACATGGACACAGATCTTAATGGACGCTCATGCCACAGAAAATCTTTCATCAATTCAACAAAGCTATGAGCAGAAGTTGGCGGAGGTCTTGGCCCTGAAGAAAAAAGCTGACAAATCTTCAGAGCTAAAATCCAAACTAGCAGAACTTGAACAAATAGCTTCCAAACTTCAGTCAGCGACATGTGGCCTAGAGCACATCTTTAGAGAAATGGAACAGATTTATGAAGCCCACAAGTCTCTAAACAAACAGCCAAAGAAGGAGCAGCCAGACTGGTCTAAATACCCTGAGCTGGCTGCAGAGCTGATGATATCAGGACATCCAATGGAGCTGATGGATGGAGATGCAGGCCACATCCCTTTAATTTGGATCTCAAGTCTCATTGATCAGCTCATCCACAAACTGGGGGACAAGAGggtgtttgttttgtcagttttggGCGTACAGGGCAGTGGGAAGACAACCATGCTAAACGCCATGTTTGGTCTCCAGTTTGCAGTCAGTGCAGGCAGATGCACCAGAGGAGCCTTCATGCAGCTGGTCAAACTGTCAGAGGACATCAGGAGAGATTTTCAGTGGGACTACATCCTCGTGGTGGATACTGAGGGGCTGCAAGCTCTAGAGTTAGAAGGAACTGTTCAACGCGACAATGAATTAGCAACATTTGCGGTTGGTGTGGGAAACATGACTCTGGTGAATATCTTTGGAGAAAACCCCTCTGAGATGCAAGATGTTCTGCAGATTGTGGTTCAGGCTTTCATGAGGATGAAGAAAGTCAAGCTCTCACCAagctgtgtgtttgttcacaggAACATGACAGATGTTGGTGCTGCAGAGAAAAACATGGATAGGAAAAAGAAACTGAAAGAAACACTTGACCAAATTGTCAAACTAGCTGCCAGCGCAGAGCTTTGTAATGCTGCAAGTTTCAGTGACATCATTGAGTTTGATGCTGAAAAAGATGTGAAGTACTTTGCTAAATTGTGGGAGGGAAATTCTCCGATGGCCCCTCCAAATCCAGACTACAGCGTAAGTGTCCAAGAGCTGAAGAGCTTCATCCTCTCCAAAGCATCACAGTCTTCAGGAGTCACTCTCTCCGAGTTCAAAACTAAAGTGCAAGATCTCTGGAATGCTCTGTTAAatgaaaattttgttttcagCTTCAAAAATACCATCGAGATCTCTGCTTACAGAAAACTTGAGGTTGATTTTGGAAACTGGACCTGGGCCCTGAGGAATGAAATGCTCAACGTTGAAAAACAGCTTCACACAAGAATTGAAAATGGGACAGTTCACAAAATTGATCATGCTTTTCTTTACGGGCAAATTAGTAGGAAATATGAGGAAATAAAAACTGCCATAGCCCAATACTTTgacagaaaagaacaaaaagaccTTTTGGCTCAATGGAAAAACCAACACGAGCAAAAGATTAAAGATTTTTGTGATGACATGGTCAGAAGAACACAGAGAAATCTGAATGATATTCTTgaagagaagaaaaggaaggaCCAGCTAAATGAGAAGAAGATGACAACAGAGGAACAGTTACTTAAAAAATGCCAGGAACTTGCTCAGCAACTGAAAAGAGACATGAAAGACGAAGATTTAGAAAAACAGTTCAACTCTGTTTGGCAAAAGCATGTTCCTGAACTGGAGGAACacgtaaaacatgttaaaaaaataaacttggtGCACGATCAAACTGAGGTTCTTCAAGAAGTTGGCATTGAGTCATCTTTAATTATCACACGTAAAAACTCAGAATCCTACAAGAATCTGTCAAAAGTTGAAGATTACTCAGCTTATGTTGAGCAGAAAGACAATCCTACAACAAAAGAACACATCACAAAGTTCATCTGCACAGTGGAAGAAGAAGCTGTAGAGGAAATAAAGAGCAAACCTGTGGCAACAAAAGGCTACAGCACAAACTACCTGAGAGAAATGGCTCAACATGTCAACACAAGTGTGGAGGATTTTCAAACACAGTGGAAATACTCTCTGAAGCAGGAGTTCACTGTAGATCTCACTCTGTACGTCTTTGAAAGGACGGAGATATGGATTTCTGAGGAACATGAGAAGTTTGTGAAGACCGAAATAGACAAGTATttggaacaaaacaaacatgaacattacactgttttctcaaACTTCTGCAAAGGAGAATCCTCAGAGGTCGTTTTTGCGGAGTTGATCTGTGAGAAACTGAAGCCCTCCATGACTGAGACAGTGTGTAACAGAACTGCCATTGACATTGCTCAAGTGATGAGGAACAGTTATCCTGCGTTTAATGAGAGCAGGGTGAACCTAGAGAAACATGTGCTGAAATCTCTGGCAGAGAAAGGAGAGTTTAAAAGATACGTGAGCTACATAGAGAACCCAAAGACCTACATCGAAACCTTCATCAAAGAAGAAGTGCAGGAATATATCCACCGGGAGAAGAATGTTCAGCTTCTGAAGAAAAATGTTGATGAGATCAAAAATCATGTGATCACAGCTTTAAATAAGGCTACTGAAAAAGTGAAAGAAGGAGACGTAGAGGCGGGGCTGCAAGAGTTTCACAGTTTGCTGAGAGAAAACCTCAATTTTGGCCAAATTCCAATTAAAAATTTTAGAGATGTGAAAATATTTAGCGTTCTTAAAGAAGCCATAGAGAAAAATCTTGGTCCCATCACTGACGACCTCAAAAACCTCCCACTGGTTAAAATGAACGAGTTCCGGCTGCAGCCAGACCAAATCCTGATTGATCagctttgtaactgctgctgggAAAAATGCCCCTTCTGTGCTGCTGTTTGCACCAACACAATCAAAGATCACCGTCCTGACAAACACAGCGTGCTCTTTCATCGCCCCTCTGGTATTCACGGATGGCGCATTCGGGGTACAGTGGAAATGGTCATTGATTTTTGCACAACATTAGTCGCCAGTGATAGAAGATTCTATCCTCAGGCCTCCTCACAGGTGCCCATTCCTTACAAAATACACCAAAGTGCTGGCGGGAAATACGCTGAATGGTCAATCACTCCTGACGGATCAAAGCTCGTCTACTGGAAATGGTTTATCTGTCATTTTCAGAAGGAACTGGAGGATTACCACAAAGTAAAATGTGTGGGTCAAGGAGAAATCCCAAGCGACTGGAGGAAGTACACTAAAGAGGAAGCGATAGAGAGTCTGAATGAAATCTGCATGTAG
- the LOC117374663 gene encoding galectin-2-like, whose amino-acid sequence MELELKNMEFKAGDKLKIKGLILHDADRFQIDLGYDEEDLALHFNPRFNDELDGTVFVCNSKAAGCWGEEKREINNTLQKGAEVKIMVSFSGDMFEVELPDDQEVHFPNREDVDIIKYLRIRGDFKLTSFKIC is encoded by the exons ATG GAACTTGAGTTGAAGAACATGGAATTCAAAGCTGGAGACAAGTTGAAAATAAAAGGCCTGATTCTGCACGACGCTGACAG ATTCCAGATCGACCTTGGTTACGATGAGGAGGACTTGGCGCTGCATTTCAATCCCCGTTTCAATGATGAACTCGATGgaactgtgtttgtgtgtaactcTAAGGCGGCTGGCTGCTGGGGCGAAGAGAAACGAGAAATTAACAACACTCTGCAGAAAGGGGCTGAAGTCAAG ATCATGGTGAGTTTTAGCGGAGACATGTTTGAGGTGGAGCTCCCTGACGATCAAGAAGTGCACTTTCCCAACCGTGAGGACGTGGACATCATCAAGTACCTGAGAATCAGAGGGGACTTCAAACTGACTTCCTTCAAGATCTGCTAG
- the pick1 gene encoding PRKCA-binding protein, with the protein MFTDMDYELEEDKLGIPTVPGTVSLQKDGNNLIGISIGGGAQYCPCLYIVQVFDNTPAALEGTLAAGDEITGVNGKPVKGKTKVEVAKMIQAVQGEAVIHYNKLQADPKQGKSLDIVLKKVKHRLVENMSSGTADALGLSRAILCNDGLVKRLEELEKTAELYKGLMEHTKRLLRAFFELSQTHRAFGDVFSVIGVREPQAAASEAFVKFADAHRSIEKSGIQLLKTIKPMLHDLNTYLHKAIPDTKLTIRKYLDVKFEYLSYCLKVKEMDDEEYSSIALGEPLYRVSTGNYEYRLILRCRQEARARFAKMRKDVLEKIELLDQKHVQDIVFQLQRFVSSMSHYYDECYAELKEADVFPIEVDLSRTMLNYSSQSLSYTDEDDEEQGGGGGGEQEQGTSAVQQAENGAEKLIDDD; encoded by the exons ATGTTCACAGACATGGATTACGAGCTGGAAGAAGACAAGCT tGGGATACCAACCGTCCCAGGAACTGTGAGCCTCCAGAAAGATGGAAACAACCTCATTGGAATAAGCATTGGGGGAGGGGCACAGTACTGCCCGTGTCTCTATATTGTGCAG GTCTTTGATAACACTCCGGCTGCTTTGGAGGGCACACTGGCTGCAGGCGATGAAATTACAGGTGTAAATGGCAAACCAGTGAAAGGAAAGACAAAAGTGGAGGTAGCCAAGATGATTCAAGCTGTCCAG gggGAAGCAGTTATTCATTATAATAAATTGCAAGCGGATCCAAAGCAAGGGAAATCTCTGGATATAG TTCTGAAAAAAGTAAAGCATCGTCTTGTTGAGAATATGAGCTCTGGTACAGCAGACGCCCTCGGACTTAGTAGAGCTATTTTGTGCAACG aTGGTTTGGTGAAAAGACTAGAAGAACTAGAAAAGACAGCTGAACTCTACAAAG GGCTTATGGAGCACACAAAGAGACTGCTGAGAgctttttttgagctttctcaAACTCATAGAG CGTTTGGTGACGTCTTCTCTGTCATCGGTGTTCGAGAGCCACAGGCAGCAGCCAGTGAGGCATTTGTAAAGTTTGCAGATGCTCACCGTAGCATTGAAAAGTCGGGTATTCAACTTCTAAAGACCATCAAACCT ATGCTCCACGACCTCAACACATACCTTCACAAAGCCATCCCAGACACAAAGCTTACGATCAGAAAGTACCTAGATGTGAAGTTTGAATATTTG TCTTATTGTCTGAAGGTCAAAGAAATGGATGATGAAGAATATAGCAGCATA GCCCTGGGTGAACCTTTGTACAGAGTTAGCACCGGCAACTACGAGTACCGTTTGATTCTCAGATGTCGCCAAGAAGCCCGTGCCCGCTTTGCAAAAATGAGGAAAGATGTTTTGGAGAAAATAGAGCTGCTTGATCAGAAACATG TCCAGGACATCGTGTTCCAGCTGCAGCGCTTCGTTTCGAGCATGTCCCACTACTACGACGAGTGTTACGCAGAACTGAAGGAGGCGGACGTGTTCCCCATTGAGGTGGATCTGTCCCGTACCATGTTGAACTACAGCAGTCAGTCCCTCTCCTACACAGACGAGGATGACGAGGAGCAGGggggcggcggcggcggtgaaCAGGAGCAAGGAACGAGCGCAGTCCAACAGGCGGAGAACGGTGCGGAGAAGCTGATTGATGACGACTAA